A genome region from Roseofilum reptotaenium CS-1145 includes the following:
- a CDS encoding HAD-IA family hydrolase translates to MSKPKVIFLDAVGTLFGVRGSVGEIYSQFAQGFGVQVSADLIDHTFFESFKKAPPAAFPDIDRQELQSHEFDWWKAIAFATFEQSEVIDQFTDFDRFFNELYHYFSTFYPWFVYPDVKIALLSWKNQNIELGVISNFDSRLHKVLNALGLQHFFQSITISTEVSVAKPNSKIFHTALAKHGYKPHQAWHIGDSYEDDYLGAIEAGFSPIWLQRQSQHPELFKVAKGKVWSGLQATAFS, encoded by the coding sequence ATGTCAAAACCAAAGGTTATCTTTTTAGATGCTGTGGGTACGCTCTTTGGAGTACGCGGCAGTGTAGGAGAAATTTATAGCCAATTCGCACAAGGATTTGGAGTTCAAGTTTCTGCCGATCTGATCGATCACACGTTTTTCGAGAGTTTTAAAAAGGCTCCACCAGCCGCCTTTCCAGACATCGATCGTCAAGAGCTACAGTCCCATGAATTCGACTGGTGGAAGGCGATCGCCTTTGCCACCTTTGAACAATCTGAGGTCATAGATCAGTTTACTGATTTTGATCGGTTTTTCAATGAACTCTATCATTATTTCTCTACCTTCTATCCCTGGTTTGTTTATCCGGATGTGAAAATTGCCCTCTTAAGCTGGAAAAATCAAAATATTGAATTGGGGGTGATTTCTAACTTTGATTCTCGTTTACATAAGGTTCTCAATGCTCTAGGTCTACAGCATTTCTTTCAATCGATTACCATTTCTACAGAGGTTAGTGTAGCTAAACCGAACTCCAAAATTTTCCATACTGCCCTCGCTAAACATGGTTATAAACCGCACCAAGCTTGGCATATTGGCGATAGTTACGAAGATGATTATCTGGGTGCAATTGAAGCGGGTTTTTCCCCTATTTGGCTGCAACGTCAATCCCAACATCCAGAATTATTTAAGGTGGCGAAAGGCAAGGTTTGGTCAGGGTTACAAGCTACGGCTTTCTCTTAG
- a CDS encoding VOC family protein produces MKIIQSLHTAILVSDLDKAEHFYSSVLGLTKIDRQLKFPGIWYQIGHYQLHLMMHPDVEITRWNPEKWGRNAHIAFEIDSLEEVKQQLIAYGCNFKLSSSGRSALFTQDPDGNILELQQISRLSWDGEIER; encoded by the coding sequence ATGAAAATTATACAATCTTTGCATACCGCTATTTTAGTATCTGACTTAGACAAAGCCGAACATTTTTATAGTAGCGTTCTCGGTTTAACCAAAATCGATCGGCAACTGAAATTCCCCGGTATTTGGTATCAGATTGGACACTATCAACTGCACTTAATGATGCACCCTGACGTAGAAATTACCCGATGGAATCCGGAAAAATGGGGGCGCAATGCCCATATTGCCTTTGAAATTGATTCCCTAGAGGAAGTGAAGCAACAATTAATCGCCTATGGGTGTAACTTTAAACTGAGTTCATCCGGACGATCCGCCCTATTTACCCAAGATCCGGATGGCAATATTCTAGAGTTACAACAAATTTCGAGATTGTCCTGGGATGGAGAGATAGAGAGATAA
- a CDS encoding cobyrinic acid a,c-diamide synthase: MMQSILSQLPSEARQWTEGLSWQQRRYVLSLCHLLLSAPSEVQAEFLDEYTADGIVAKLVQDQKTKEKVEHYLQIFQIPRVLNEKQLRIYIRQFYIHSAHDLRCEPQIFLESVLQLVVDPQEKKNVFTYTLGFELLLMIFRMSWLQHERLYLMQINQEWFLQTYIKPIQYTHKINHIITPKDERLFFAKRNFFVQKPEVSDKKAWELVMATFKTETVTNLGFSVIRHHNAFIFDSDYIFSEEEEIETPLMSDLSLRESRSL, encoded by the coding sequence ATGATGCAATCAATTCTTTCCCAATTGCCTTCAGAAGCCCGGCAATGGACTGAAGGCTTGTCTTGGCAACAGAGAAGATATGTATTATCTCTGTGTCATCTATTACTATCTGCCCCATCAGAAGTGCAAGCCGAATTTTTAGATGAATATACGGCTGATGGTATTGTCGCTAAATTAGTTCAAGATCAAAAAACCAAAGAAAAAGTTGAACATTATTTACAGATCTTTCAAATTCCTAGAGTCTTGAATGAAAAACAATTAAGGATTTATATCCGGCAATTTTATATTCATTCTGCTCACGATTTGCGGTGTGAACCGCAAATATTTCTCGAATCTGTATTGCAACTGGTTGTCGATCCACAGGAAAAGAAGAATGTATTCACTTACACTCTTGGATTTGAACTTTTGTTGATGATATTTCGCATGAGTTGGCTACAGCATGAACGACTTTATTTGATGCAAATCAATCAAGAGTGGTTCCTTCAGACGTATATTAAACCAATTCAATATACCCATAAAATCAACCATATTATTACGCCCAAAGATGAGCGTCTATTTTTTGCCAAGCGGAACTTTTTTGTCCAAAAGCCAGAAGTTTCGGATAAGAAAGCATGGGAGTTAGTTATGGCGACATTTAAGACTGAAACAGTCACGAACTTAGGATTTTCTGTCATTCGTCATCACAATGCTTTTATCTTTGACTCCGATTATATTTTCAGTGAAGAAGAAGAGATAGAAACTCCCTTAATGTCGGATTTATCTCTAAGAGAAAGCCGTAGCTTGTAA
- a CDS encoding aspartate aminotransferase family protein, which translates to MSPEILTPTDAPPVSEKAYDPSEFNQYVMSTYGRFPIALKQGKGCLVWDTQDREYLDFVAGIATCTLGHAHPALVETVVQQISKLHHVSNLYYIPEQGALAQWLVEHSCADRAFFCNSGAEANEGAIKLARKYAHTVLQIEDPIILTAKASFHGRTLATITATGQAKYQKGFSPLVPGFAYVPYNDFEAVKEAIASLDTSERRVAAILLEPLQGEGGVRPGELEYFLRLRQLCDRTGILLILDEVQVGMGRTGKLWGYENLGIEPDIFTLAKGLAGGIPIGALLCKQFCDVFEPGNHASTFGGNPFACAAALTVCQTLEQERLIQNVQERGEQLRKGLRAIAAKYPQLIAEVRGWGLINGMELQAESPLTSIEIVKTAMEQGVLLVPAGPKVVRFVPPLIVSAEEVDRAVAEVDKAIASLA; encoded by the coding sequence GTGAGTCCAGAAATTTTAACCCCGACCGATGCCCCCCCAGTTTCAGAAAAGGCTTATGATCCATCAGAGTTTAATCAGTATGTAATGTCTACTTATGGGCGGTTTCCGATCGCCCTAAAACAAGGAAAAGGTTGCCTGGTTTGGGATACTCAAGATCGAGAGTATTTAGATTTTGTGGCGGGAATTGCCACCTGCACCCTCGGTCATGCTCATCCAGCTTTAGTGGAAACAGTAGTACAACAGATTAGCAAGTTGCACCATGTCTCGAATCTGTACTATATTCCTGAACAAGGGGCATTAGCCCAATGGTTAGTTGAGCATTCTTGTGCCGATCGCGCTTTTTTCTGTAATTCTGGTGCGGAAGCCAATGAAGGTGCGATTAAATTAGCGCGCAAATATGCCCATACGGTATTGCAGATTGAAGATCCGATTATCCTGACAGCAAAAGCGAGTTTTCATGGTCGTACCCTAGCCACTATTACCGCAACCGGTCAAGCTAAATATCAAAAAGGGTTTAGTCCCCTGGTTCCTGGATTTGCCTATGTGCCCTATAACGATTTTGAAGCCGTAAAAGAGGCGATCGCCTCCCTAGATACCTCAGAACGGCGTGTAGCTGCCATTTTACTGGAACCTTTGCAAGGTGAAGGAGGGGTGCGTCCTGGAGAATTGGAGTATTTCCTGCGCTTGCGCCAGTTGTGCGATCGGACCGGAATTTTGCTGATTCTGGATGAGGTGCAAGTGGGAATGGGACGTACGGGAAAACTGTGGGGATATGAGAATTTGGGTATCGAACCGGATATCTTTACCTTAGCCAAGGGGTTAGCCGGTGGTATTCCCATTGGTGCTCTGCTCTGTAAGCAGTTCTGCGATGTGTTTGAACCGGGAAACCATGCCAGTACGTTTGGCGGTAACCCCTTTGCTTGTGCCGCAGCACTAACAGTCTGCCAAACTCTGGAGCAAGAGCGGTTAATTCAAAATGTGCAAGAGCGGGGCGAGCAACTGCGGAAAGGCTTAAGGGCGATCGCCGCTAAATATCCCCAACTCATTGCAGAGGTGCGCGGATGGGGCTTAATTAACGGCATGGAACTGCAAGCAGAAAGTCCTTTAACCTCGATTGAAATTGTCAAAACAGCTATGGAACAAGGCGTTTTATTGGTTCCCGCAGGGCCGAAAGTAGTGCGCTTTGTGCCTCCGTTAATTGTGTCTGCGGAGGAAGTAGATCGGGCAGTTGCTGAGGTAGACAAAGCGATCGCCAGCCTTGCATAA
- a CDS encoding S8 family serine peptidase — protein sequence MIHKLRFVLFTLAISGLGIPVFAFPLLRSSVGDAGIEAQNLHDLPYNLTGKKIAIGQVEIGRPGMFGIDKKIDSNQPISPMRVFFRDAFAEHNKHVDPHAQNVASVMISSNKQYPGVAPDARLYSTAVGSLRRSGQAEECLASQHLAMQNSGDLRAINFSFGESLNQDPRPNPLLDGNALLTQCIDWSARVHNVFYVIAGNQGRGGISIPTDTYNGVTVAFSKLYNDRYSKIDFANIGDPSLGNPSRIIGYETNTNNRRSIGLVAPGHQVPLINLDGTVGYSSGTSFAAPHATATVALLQEYGDRQLAQVKADPLKSELSSPWTIDARQQEVMKAVLLNSADKIQDLGNGFNLGMSRTLYNQQHQSWLTSEAYHDARIPLDIQMGAGHLNASRAYEQFSAGQWTPENPVPAMGWNYDQIENAGSYQDYILQEPLQQGSMLSVTLAWNRLVELQDHNQNEAYDIGETFEDRGLNNLDVFLMPAESTDVRDSIWSSISEVDSVEHVFYRIPHAGKYKIRVYYRQQVNEAAQPYAIAWWTTPANN from the coding sequence ATGATCCACAAGCTAAGATTCGTACTATTTACCCTAGCGATTTCTGGGTTGGGCATTCCGGTCTTTGCTTTTCCCCTGCTGCGATCCTCAGTGGGAGATGCAGGAATTGAGGCTCAAAACTTGCATGATTTACCATATAACTTAACGGGGAAAAAGATCGCCATTGGTCAAGTGGAAATCGGTCGTCCTGGGATGTTTGGCATCGATAAGAAAATTGACTCGAATCAGCCCATCAGCCCCATGCGGGTGTTTTTTCGAGATGCCTTTGCCGAACACAATAAGCATGTTGACCCCCATGCCCAAAATGTAGCCAGTGTGATGATTAGCTCGAATAAACAGTATCCTGGAGTAGCTCCGGATGCGCGGCTGTATTCCACGGCTGTCGGTTCTTTACGACGCAGCGGCCAAGCAGAGGAATGCCTCGCTTCTCAACATCTGGCGATGCAAAATAGTGGCGATTTGCGGGCAATTAATTTTAGTTTTGGAGAATCTTTGAATCAAGACCCCCGGCCGAATCCTCTACTGGATGGGAATGCACTGTTAACCCAATGTATTGATTGGTCGGCACGCGTGCATAATGTGTTTTATGTGATTGCCGGGAATCAGGGTCGAGGAGGCATTTCCATTCCTACGGATACCTACAATGGGGTGACGGTGGCATTCTCGAAGCTTTACAACGATCGCTATTCTAAAATAGATTTTGCCAATATTGGCGATCCAAGTTTGGGTAATCCCAGTCGGATTATTGGCTACGAAACCAATACGAATAATCGGCGCTCCATTGGTTTGGTTGCTCCAGGTCATCAGGTTCCTTTAATTAATTTAGATGGTACAGTAGGGTATTCGAGTGGCACGAGTTTTGCCGCTCCCCATGCAACAGCAACGGTAGCATTATTACAAGAATATGGCGATCGCCAATTGGCTCAGGTGAAAGCCGATCCCTTAAAATCCGAACTTAGTTCCCCATGGACAATCGACGCTCGTCAGCAAGAGGTCATGAAAGCCGTATTACTCAATAGTGCCGATAAGATTCAAGATTTGGGCAATGGCTTCAATCTGGGCATGTCACGCACCTTGTACAATCAACAGCATCAGTCTTGGCTCACTTCAGAAGCCTATCATGATGCCCGCATTCCCCTGGATATTCAAATGGGTGCAGGTCATTTAAATGCCAGTCGTGCTTATGAACAGTTTAGTGCGGGTCAGTGGACTCCAGAGAATCCAGTTCCGGCAATGGGTTGGAATTATGACCAAATTGAGAACGCTGGCAGCTATCAGGATTATATTTTGCAAGAACCCTTACAACAGGGGAGTATGCTCAGTGTTACCCTCGCTTGGAATCGTTTAGTAGAACTTCAAGACCACAATCAAAATGAGGCGTATGATATTGGAGAAACCTTTGAAGACCGGGGACTGAATAATTTAGATGTATTTCTGATGCCCGCTGAGTCTACGGATGTACGCGATAGTATTTGGTCTTCGATCAGTGAGGTTGATAGTGTAGAACATGTATTTTATCGCATTCCCCACGCAGGCAAGTATAAAATTCGCGTCTACTATCGTCAGCAGGTGAATGAGGCAGCGCAACCCTATGCGATCGCCTGGTGGACCACACCGGCTAACAACTAA
- a CDS encoding helix-turn-helix domain-containing protein: MSASDLISIQQFIHQVPHTPAQNSELAGWQDITLLKFSLPPGGEVDVPGLAENILFMSLCPKIQYESRQDNYPKQRVLYQGDIAITPAGYSRHWRWLSLFSAANLFIPPSLIKECSQDLVKGDPDSVYLIEHKVLSIPFLSSVVTELLAELESGSPYARTYIDTLTHSLAMYLVMHHSSAKLRETTTLLKPDNAYVSCAIDFIQDNLGEDLRLAAIASACNVSINHLCLMFKQSVGQSVHQFVIEQRLERAKSLLKNSKKPLVDIAQETGFSNQAHFTNSFRKTHGIPPDQYRKKIN, from the coding sequence ATGTCAGCATCCGACTTGATCTCAATTCAGCAATTTATCCACCAAGTTCCTCACACTCCAGCTCAAAATAGTGAATTAGCAGGTTGGCAAGACATTACTTTGCTCAAATTTTCTTTACCACCCGGAGGAGAAGTCGATGTACCTGGGTTAGCTGAGAATATTCTCTTTATGAGTTTATGTCCCAAGATTCAGTATGAAAGCCGGCAGGACAACTATCCTAAGCAACGGGTTTTATACCAAGGTGATATTGCAATTACGCCCGCAGGTTATTCACGCCATTGGCGATGGCTGAGTCTTTTTTCCGCAGCCAATCTATTTATTCCTCCTTCATTAATCAAGGAATGCAGCCAAGATCTTGTGAAAGGCGATCCAGATTCTGTCTATTTGATTGAACATAAAGTATTGAGTATACCTTTTCTCTCTTCGGTAGTAACAGAATTGTTGGCAGAGTTAGAATCCGGTTCACCCTATGCCAGAACCTATATTGATACCTTAACTCATAGTTTGGCGATGTATTTAGTGATGCATCACTCAAGTGCAAAGCTTAGAGAAACGACAACACTTCTGAAACCTGACAATGCCTATGTTTCTTGTGCGATTGATTTTATTCAAGATAACTTGGGTGAAGACTTGCGTTTAGCGGCGATTGCTTCTGCTTGTAATGTCAGTATTAATCATTTATGTCTGATGTTCAAGCAGTCTGTTGGTCAATCTGTTCATCAGTTTGTCATTGAGCAAAGACTTGAGAGAGCAAAGAGCTTATTGAAAAATTCTAAGAAACCATTAGTCGATATTGCTCAAGAGACGGGTTTTTCTAATCAAGCTCATTTCACAAATAGTTTTCGGAAAACCCATGGGATTCCCCCCGATCAATATCGTAAAAAAATCAACTAA
- a CDS encoding NAD(P)/FAD-dependent oxidoreductase, with protein sequence MSQQSTRICILGGGFGGLYTALRLSELSWEGQEKPEIVLIDRQDRFLFMPLLYELITGEMQTWEIAPPYAELLADTGVRFIQAEVSQINLETQDVTLDSGQVLHGDRIVLALGGETPLTWVPGCQEYAIPFRTLEDVYRLEACLGTLIASEEEVIRVAIAGGGYSGVELACKLADRLGERGRIRLIEKGDCILANSPEFNRKAAEAALKQKGVWIDLETTIEAIAPDSISLLYKGQEDTIPVNMLLWTVGTQIPPSIQGLELKKNPRGQITTTATLQAIDYPHYFILGDLSDCCDAEGQVLPKTAQAAIQQADYCAWNIWASLCDRPLLPVRYSHLGEMMALGIDNATLTGLGLQLDGPLAHVARRLVYLYRLPTLNHQLKVAFNWLTQPLQEIMLN encoded by the coding sequence ATGTCACAACAATCTACACGCATTTGTATCCTCGGTGGTGGTTTTGGCGGGTTGTATACTGCCCTACGTTTGAGTGAGTTGTCTTGGGAGGGACAGGAAAAACCAGAGATCGTTTTGATCGATCGCCAAGACCGATTTTTGTTTATGCCCCTATTGTATGAATTGATTACGGGCGAAATGCAGACTTGGGAAATTGCTCCCCCTTATGCAGAGCTGTTGGCAGACACTGGAGTCAGGTTCATCCAAGCAGAGGTCAGTCAAATTAATTTGGAGACTCAAGACGTTACCCTAGACTCAGGACAGGTTCTGCACGGCGATCGCATTGTGTTAGCGTTGGGCGGAGAAACCCCCCTAACTTGGGTTCCTGGATGTCAGGAATATGCCATTCCCTTTCGGACGCTCGAAGATGTCTATCGCCTAGAAGCCTGTTTGGGTACTTTGATCGCATCGGAAGAAGAGGTTATTCGGGTGGCGATCGCGGGTGGGGGCTACAGTGGCGTAGAATTAGCTTGTAAATTAGCCGATCGCTTGGGTGAGCGCGGACGTATTCGTTTAATTGAAAAAGGGGATTGCATTTTAGCCAACTCTCCAGAGTTTAACCGCAAAGCAGCCGAAGCCGCCCTAAAACAAAAAGGAGTGTGGATTGATTTAGAAACCACCATTGAAGCGATCGCCCCTGATTCCATTTCCCTATTGTATAAAGGTCAAGAAGATACGATTCCCGTCAATATGTTGTTGTGGACAGTGGGAACCCAAATTCCGCCGAGTATCCAAGGTCTAGAGCTGAAAAAGAATCCTCGCGGCCAGATTACCACGACAGCCACCCTACAGGCGATCGACTATCCCCATTATTTTATTCTGGGTGACCTTTCCGACTGCTGCGATGCTGAGGGTCAAGTCTTACCGAAAACTGCCCAAGCAGCCATTCAACAGGCAGATTATTGTGCCTGGAATATATGGGCCTCTTTATGCGATCGGCCCCTGCTCCCAGTCCGCTATTCTCACCTCGGTGAAATGATGGCTCTTGGTATCGATAATGCCACCTTAACCGGTTTAGGACTTCAGCTCGATGGCCCCCTGGCCCATGTTGCCCGTCGTCTCGTTTATCTCTATCGTCTGCCCACCCTAAACCATCAATTAAAAGTCGCCTTTAACTGGCTTACCCAACCCTTACAAGAGATAATGTTAAATTAG
- the glmM gene encoding phosphoglucosamine mutase, translating into MVQSLSKPQTPIASSPEISPLNPLWNPLNLPPSRLFGTDGIRGKAGDLLNAPFALQLGFWAGHVLRPQGISSGIVILGQDSRNSSDMLAMSLSAGLTAAGLEVWNVGLCPTPCVAYLTAETEAIAGIMISASHNPPEDNGIKFFGSDGTKLSQTVQGHIEAALRGQSHPHTSTPHWGQHYHRPELLKQYATALHQPLVNTLDLQGMRVVLDLAWGAAVPVAPGVFEDLGAEVICLHNRADGDRINVNCGSTHLASLQAAVQEHNADLGFAFDGDADRVIAVDSEGRPVDGDYILYLWGCTLHHAQQLPNQTIISTVMANLGFENAWAKLGGKLVRTAVGDQHVHAEMVKSGAMLGGEQSGHILCHHYSLTGDGLQTALHLSAIVRQSGTSLTDLVNQSFQPYPQLLKNVRVEDRHTRLNWHTCQPLQEAIAHATEALGNQGRILVRASGTEPVVRVMVEAIQDNLALHWTDNLVQAVQRHLV; encoded by the coding sequence ATGGTTCAATCTTTATCCAAACCTCAAACGCCGATCGCCAGTAGTCCAGAAATTTCACCCCTCAATCCCCTCTGGAACCCGCTCAATTTACCTCCTTCTCGCCTATTTGGGACGGATGGCATTCGGGGAAAAGCTGGGGACTTGCTCAATGCTCCCTTTGCACTTCAGTTGGGATTTTGGGCGGGACACGTTTTGCGTCCTCAAGGGATCAGTTCTGGCATTGTGATTTTAGGCCAAGATTCACGGAATTCTAGTGATATGTTGGCCATGTCCCTGTCCGCCGGATTGACGGCAGCAGGGCTAGAGGTCTGGAATGTTGGATTGTGTCCGACTCCTTGTGTTGCCTATCTGACGGCAGAGACAGAGGCGATCGCCGGTATTATGATCTCAGCCAGCCATAATCCCCCCGAAGACAACGGTATCAAGTTTTTTGGCTCAGATGGTACAAAATTATCTCAAACGGTTCAGGGACACATTGAGGCGGCGCTCAGAGGACAATCACACCCCCATACCAGCACTCCTCACTGGGGACAACATTATCATCGCCCTGAATTGCTCAAACAGTACGCAACTGCTTTACATCAACCGTTGGTCAACACCCTGGATTTACAGGGAATGCGAGTCGTTTTAGATTTAGCGTGGGGGGCTGCGGTTCCCGTTGCGCCTGGGGTATTTGAAGATTTGGGAGCAGAGGTGATCTGTTTACACAACCGAGCAGACGGCGATCGCATTAATGTTAACTGTGGTTCGACTCATCTGGCTTCCCTGCAAGCAGCGGTTCAAGAACATAACGCTGACCTGGGATTTGCCTTTGATGGGGATGCTGACCGGGTGATTGCCGTAGACTCCGAGGGCAGACCGGTAGACGGCGATTATATTCTCTATCTCTGGGGATGTACTCTGCATCATGCCCAACAACTCCCCAACCAAACCATTATCTCCACTGTGATGGCGAATTTAGGCTTTGAAAATGCTTGGGCAAAACTGGGGGGTAAACTCGTACGGACTGCGGTGGGAGATCAGCATGTTCATGCAGAAATGGTAAAAAGTGGGGCCATGCTCGGTGGCGAACAATCCGGTCATATTCTTTGCCACCATTACAGTTTAACCGGAGATGGTCTACAAACCGCCCTGCACCTATCTGCCATTGTCCGTCAGTCGGGAACGAGCCTCACTGACTTGGTCAACCAAAGTTTCCAACCCTATCCCCAACTGCTTAAAAATGTACGGGTGGAAGACCGCCATACTCGTTTGAATTGGCACACGTGCCAACCCCTGCAAGAGGCGATCGCCCACGCGACTGAAGCCCTGGGAAACCAAGGCCGAATCCTGGTTCGAGCCTCCGGGACTGAACCCGTCGTTCGGGTAATGGTGGAAGCGATTCAAGATAATTTAGCCCTCCATTGGACAGACAACTTGGTGCAAGCCGTACAGCGCCATTTAGTATAG
- a CDS encoding isochorismatase family protein, with protein MTIHNAFAEPLTPDNAAMILIDHQVGLFQFLPSVEPLKLKNNIIALAKVAKRFSLPTLLTTSWPQGPNGPTMPELVDLFPDQEIIDRDTVKFWDHAPSVAAIEKMNRQKLIIAALDTTTCLAFAAIYGVQQGYDVYAVVDASSTFDLLNQQAAMMRMSAAGVVVTTWVPVLAELANNTVKNGFHIADLLAEHTGSYQGAWNNFVTTSKTADLVQSQLDEARNTAR; from the coding sequence ATGACTATCCATAACGCTTTTGCCGAACCGTTGACCCCTGATAATGCGGCAATGATCTTGATTGATCATCAAGTCGGTCTTTTCCAGTTTCTGCCTTCGGTGGAGCCACTTAAGCTAAAAAATAATATTATTGCACTTGCTAAAGTTGCCAAGCGTTTTAGCTTACCCACCTTGTTAACCACCAGTTGGCCTCAAGGCCCTAACGGTCCAACTATGCCAGAGTTGGTTGACCTATTTCCAGATCAGGAAATTATCGATCGCGATACGGTAAAATTTTGGGATCATGCTCCTTCTGTTGCTGCCATTGAAAAGATGAATCGTCAGAAGTTAATTATTGCAGCCCTAGATACGACCACTTGTCTTGCTTTTGCAGCCATTTATGGTGTGCAACAAGGTTACGATGTCTATGCTGTAGTGGATGCATCTTCAACCTTTGATCTGTTAAATCAACAGGCGGCGATGATGCGGATGTCTGCTGCCGGTGTAGTCGTCACCACTTGGGTTCCGGTGTTAGCTGAACTGGCGAATAACACCGTTAAGAATGGTTTTCATATTGCTGATTTACTGGCGGAACATACTGGCAGCTACCAGGGTGCTTGGAATAACTTTGTTACAACTTCTAAAACAGCCGATCTAGTGCAATCGCAGTTAGATGAAGCACGGAATACGGCCAGATAA
- a CDS encoding alkene reductase: MFIDLLSPFQLGQYTLNNRMVMAPMTRLRAINSIPTPLMAEYYAQRASAGLIVTECTMVSPLSNGYINCPGIYSLQQVEAWKQITEAVHAKGGQIFLQLWHSGRVAHPSLLNGETPIAPSAIAARGTLHTPIGKVAFEKPRALKTEEISNLIEQFRQGAEYAQQAGFDGVELHAAFGYLIDQFLQDGSNQRSDQYGGSIENRARFLLEVVDATTKVWGDNKVGIKLSPSNTFYGMLDSDPKRTFTHVLEALNDYALAYVHLMEPNEIDLQTREVLNPVLPMFRPVYKGYLITNGGYTKESGDAVIKSNQADLVSFGKLFIANPDLPYRFKHDADLNEPDPKTFYGRGVDGAEIGYIDYPAAP, from the coding sequence ATGTTTATTGATTTGCTCTCCCCGTTCCAACTGGGTCAATATACCCTCAATAATCGAATGGTGATGGCTCCCATGACTCGTCTACGGGCTATCAACTCAATTCCAACACCTTTGATGGCAGAGTATTATGCCCAAAGAGCTTCGGCTGGTTTAATTGTCACTGAATGCACGATGGTTTCTCCATTGAGCAATGGATACATCAATTGTCCTGGCATCTATTCTTTACAGCAAGTTGAAGCTTGGAAACAAATTACAGAAGCTGTTCATGCCAAAGGAGGTCAAATATTTCTACAGTTATGGCATAGTGGACGAGTCGCTCATCCCTCGCTATTAAACGGAGAAACACCGATTGCCCCCAGCGCTATCGCCGCCAGAGGAACACTCCATACCCCCATTGGCAAGGTTGCTTTTGAAAAACCACGGGCGCTTAAAACAGAAGAAATTTCTAACCTTATCGAACAATTTCGCCAGGGAGCCGAATACGCTCAACAAGCGGGATTTGATGGGGTTGAACTTCATGCTGCATTTGGTTATTTGATCGATCAATTCTTACAAGATGGCTCTAACCAACGGAGTGATCAATATGGGGGATCGATCGAAAATCGTGCCCGTTTTCTCTTAGAAGTAGTTGATGCAACGACAAAAGTCTGGGGAGATAATAAGGTAGGGATTAAACTCTCACCAAGCAACACATTCTATGGAATGTTAGATTCCGATCCAAAGCGTACTTTTACTCATGTCTTAGAGGCTCTTAACGACTATGCCCTAGCTTATGTTCATTTGATGGAGCCAAATGAGATTGATTTGCAAACTCGCGAGGTTTTAAATCCTGTTCTACCTATGTTTCGGCCAGTGTATAAAGGCTATTTAATCACGAATGGGGGCTATACTAAAGAGTCTGGTGATGCGGTCATTAAGTCTAACCAGGCGGACTTAGTTTCGTTTGGCAAATTATTTATTGCTAATCCTGATTTGCCCTATCGCTTTAAACATGATGCTGATTTGAATGAACCCGATCCTAAAACATTCTATGGTCGGGGAGTTGATGGGGCTGAAATTGGCTATATTGACTATCCAGCGGCTCCCTAG
- a CDS encoding Uma2 family endonuclease encodes MTSLAPPRELIHLSGISWQTYDRLLQELSDRRLRLTYYHGRLQIMAPSLEHERYKRVIGRFVETLAEELTLNIEPLGSITLKHPDVSGAEPDECFYIQNLSTIEGKNRIDLAIDPPPDLVIEIDITSSSMNRLPIYAQLGVSEIWRYDGESFEIYVLSDRQYQLTQESLAFPGIDMTEISQFLAQVGNQAYLDLIQDFRRWIQRQLG; translated from the coding sequence ATGACTTCCCTGGCTCCCCCTAGAGAATTAATTCACTTGTCCGGTATTAGTTGGCAGACTTACGATCGCTTACTGCAAGAATTGAGCGATCGCCGTTTACGGCTAACATACTATCACGGCAGATTGCAAATCATGGCTCCTTCCCTCGAACATGAACGGTACAAACGAGTTATCGGCAGGTTTGTAGAAACTCTAGCCGAAGAGTTAACCCTGAACATCGAACCCCTGGGTTCAATCACCTTAAAACACCCAGATGTTAGTGGTGCAGAACCAGATGAGTGCTTTTATATCCAAAACTTAAGCACTATCGAGGGGAAAAATCGGATTGATTTGGCGATCGATCCTCCGCCAGATTTAGTCATTGAAATTGACATCACCAGCAGTTCCATGAACCGTCTACCCATTTATGCTCAATTAGGAGTCTCCGAGATTTGGCGTTATGATGGTGAGTCCTTTGAGATTTATGTATTGAGCGATCGCCAGTATCAGTTAACCCAAGAAAGTTTAGCCTTTCCTGGTATTGATATGACTGAAATCAGCCAATTTTTAGCCCAAGTGGGTAACCAAGCATATTTAGACCTCATCCAAGATTTCCGCCGTTGGATTCAACGCCAACTCGGTTAG